Proteins encoded together in one Marinobacter sp. Arc7-DN-1 window:
- a CDS encoding ATP-binding protein — MSGTVSIDWQTTPAAVWRRHRSGLRAIRRLDPVQWQDLAGIRRQQQALARNTERFLAGEPSNNALLWGSRGTGKSSLIKALLNRYQERGLRMIEVDKDDLVNLPEIVDDICDLPFRFVIFCDDLSFDVGETGYKALKSVLEGSLELPPENVRVYATSNRRHLMPEFMSDNLKSEMRDGEVHPAEAIEEQVSLADRFGLQLSFYAFSQEIYLQAVDALFPEVADRESLHREAIRFATAKGVRNGRTAQQFYRQFAGEAGAGS, encoded by the coding sequence ATGTCCGGAACTGTATCTATAGACTGGCAAACCACGCCGGCGGCGGTCTGGCGCCGTCACCGCTCCGGTCTGCGGGCGATTCGCCGGCTCGATCCGGTGCAATGGCAGGATCTCGCCGGCATCCGCCGGCAGCAACAGGCACTGGCCCGCAATACTGAGCGTTTTCTCGCCGGTGAGCCTTCCAACAACGCTTTGCTTTGGGGCTCCCGGGGCACGGGCAAGTCGTCTCTGATCAAGGCGCTGCTGAATCGCTACCAGGAGCGCGGGCTGCGGATGATTGAGGTGGACAAGGATGATCTGGTGAATCTGCCGGAAATCGTCGATGACATCTGCGATTTGCCGTTCCGGTTCGTGATCTTTTGCGATGATCTGTCGTTTGATGTCGGCGAGACTGGCTACAAGGCCCTGAAAAGTGTGCTGGAGGGCTCCCTGGAATTGCCGCCGGAGAATGTGCGGGTGTATGCCACCTCCAATCGCCGGCACCTGATGCCGGAGTTCATGTCTGACAACCTCAAAAGCGAGATGCGCGACGGTGAAGTACACCCGGCGGAAGCCATCGAGGAGCAGGTGTCGCTGGCGGATCGCTTCGGCCTGCAGCTGTCGTTCTACGCGTTTTCTCAGGAGATCTACCTGCAAGCGGTGGATGCCCTGTTTCCGGAGGTGGCCGACAGGGAGAGCCTGCACCGGGAGGCCATCCGTTTCGCCACCGCCAAGGGTGTCCGCAATGGCCGCACGGCCCAGCAGTTTTACCGGCAGTTTGCCGGAGAGGCGGGCGCCGGCAGTTAG
- a CDS encoding ATP-binding protein, with amino-acid sequence MNLKRQLLVASLLMLLIPWAGLQFVLELDDALRQQARQHLREQAERLAETAGDLMIGMPAVASGEPAIYVEPLTGTINLDGYGDDWPGYDEENPLRNWQSSNASGSGLPTLHWQAATDQQNLYLLVRVTPRQPVFFNPGNPDQPHDRLRLWLKPDIQSVSPDQSALSWLIRTPAPGQVYGLIGATLKPDYRVSSFWQGAGDGWQLELRLPMPKGRSRLGFAALWGERGSGNREMAVSTPTDPLPVLVSRNLALERQLEPQLNRGQRARLVEPAGWVIARQSAASTPPGPKFNTLSPLQVMEQISLNALRALVRFYQPEPTAIQTGRNRIDTDTLPGEGLVRHEDDSVWLLTTRPVFGGRTLILEQSLDQLLTLSGSTLGSVIARSTLIIVALTLVLLGYASWLSWRITRLQRAVSASIDEDGRITGTVPDSRAKDELGQLQRHFSLMVDRLHGYNRYLESFSRRLSHELKTPVAVVRSSLENLSHCDSEAERRQYIERAASATERLRQILHGMSEAARLEQSLDHADKEPFDLAEVATQATAAYQALDSGHRIRYSGPEAGLQMTGSPELMVQLLDKLVDNARDFTPEKGLIEVGLEATTDGLCLSVFNEGSALPESPATDIFSPFVSLREGQEQGHLGQGLLIVSLIADYHGGRVDALNRTQGGIDGVCFRVIIPAIHS; translated from the coding sequence TTGAACCTGAAGCGCCAGCTGCTCGTTGCCAGCCTGCTGATGCTGCTGATTCCCTGGGCAGGTCTGCAGTTTGTCCTGGAGCTGGACGATGCCCTGCGACAACAGGCCCGGCAACACCTCCGGGAACAGGCCGAACGGCTGGCCGAGACCGCCGGCGATCTGATGATCGGCATGCCCGCAGTGGCCTCTGGTGAACCCGCGATTTACGTTGAACCTCTCACCGGTACCATCAACCTGGACGGCTATGGCGACGACTGGCCGGGCTATGACGAAGAAAACCCACTCCGGAATTGGCAGAGCAGCAACGCTTCCGGCTCCGGCCTGCCAACCCTGCATTGGCAGGCCGCCACCGACCAGCAAAACCTGTACCTGCTGGTCCGTGTCACTCCACGCCAGCCGGTGTTCTTCAACCCCGGTAATCCGGACCAGCCCCACGACCGGCTCAGACTGTGGCTGAAGCCCGACATCCAAAGCGTTTCGCCTGACCAGTCAGCACTTTCCTGGCTGATCCGCACACCAGCACCAGGGCAGGTTTATGGCCTGATCGGGGCCACCCTGAAACCGGACTACCGGGTTTCCAGCTTCTGGCAAGGTGCGGGCGATGGCTGGCAACTCGAGCTGAGGTTACCCATGCCCAAGGGCCGCAGTCGGCTTGGTTTTGCGGCCCTTTGGGGAGAGCGAGGGAGCGGGAACCGGGAAATGGCGGTCTCAACCCCGACCGACCCGCTGCCGGTACTGGTCAGCCGTAACCTGGCCCTTGAACGGCAACTTGAACCGCAGCTGAACCGGGGCCAGCGCGCCCGTCTGGTGGAACCGGCAGGCTGGGTTATTGCGAGGCAGAGTGCCGCTTCTACCCCGCCAGGTCCGAAATTCAACACCCTCAGCCCGCTTCAGGTGATGGAACAGATCAGTCTCAACGCACTCCGGGCGCTGGTGCGCTTTTACCAACCGGAGCCAACGGCCATCCAGACCGGCAGAAACCGGATAGACACCGACACACTCCCCGGCGAAGGCCTGGTTCGCCACGAGGATGACAGCGTCTGGCTACTGACCACCCGGCCGGTGTTCGGTGGCCGCACACTGATCCTGGAACAGTCCCTGGATCAGCTCCTGACGCTGTCCGGCTCTACGCTCGGCTCAGTCATTGCCCGCAGCACCCTCATTATCGTGGCCCTGACACTGGTGCTGCTCGGCTACGCCAGCTGGCTGTCGTGGCGCATTACCCGGCTGCAACGGGCGGTCAGCGCCAGTATTGACGAGGATGGGCGGATAACGGGTACGGTGCCGGACTCCCGTGCGAAGGATGAACTGGGCCAGTTGCAAAGGCATTTCAGCCTGATGGTGGATCGCCTCCATGGTTACAACCGCTACCTGGAAAGTTTTTCCCGGCGCCTCTCCCATGAACTGAAAACACCGGTTGCCGTGGTGCGCTCGTCACTGGAAAACCTCAGCCATTGCGATTCTGAGGCCGAGCGCAGGCAATACATTGAGCGGGCAGCCTCGGCCACCGAACGTCTCCGGCAGATACTCCATGGCATGAGTGAAGCCGCCCGGCTGGAACAGAGCCTGGACCACGCCGACAAGGAACCATTTGACCTGGCCGAGGTCGCAACCCAGGCCACCGCCGCCTACCAGGCACTGGATAGCGGCCATCGAATCCGTTATTCCGGTCCGGAAGCGGGCCTGCAGATGACCGGTTCGCCGGAGCTGATGGTGCAGCTGCTCGACAAACTGGTGGACAATGCCCGGGATTTCACACCGGAAAAAGGGCTGATTGAAGTCGGACTGGAAGCCACAACCGATGGCCTCTGCCTGTCGGTTTTCAACGAGGGCTCCGCCCTGCCGGAAAGCCCCGCCACAGACATCTTCAGCCCCTTCGTATCACTGCGGGAAGGGCAGGAACAGGGCCACCTGGGCCAGGGCCTGCTCATTGTCAGCCTGATTGCCGACTACCATGGTGGCCGTGTGGACGCACTGAACCGCACCCAAGGTGGCATTGACGGTGTATGCTTCCGCGTTATTATCCCCGCCATCCATTCTTGA
- a CDS encoding marine proteobacterial sortase target protein — MLFVHPLYAEANVTDNVGQLHFVDGQGQWQEPALVLGSEFDIRVSGLIADTRLVRSFRNTSDQWREGVFVFPLPEKASVYGLTMKVGERTIEGKVQPKEMARRTYEKAKQAGQHAANVEQQRPNLFTARVANIPPGETVSVELNYQQPVGYQAGVFELSLPTTLTPRYMPGTPIRASTDQWQGGWALPTTEVADADAISPFTVKPADVAGDSHRASIELLIDAGLPLEEVSSPSHQLTTSQASQDGLAVTVRPAEGSILMDRDFVVRWRPRAGREPSAAVFHQSWQGEDYLLAMLVPGQIGKRVLPRELVFVIDTSGSMAGESIRQARSALQAGLQTLTPRDRFNVIRFNSQTHALFMQPEVATGNNLARARQYVARLRADGGTEMAPALSLALQDREGREEESPRVRQVIFITDGAVGDEAGLFRQIRQQLGDQRLFTVGIGSAPNRHFMREAARWGRGTYTAIHSASDLSGPLQALFSAMEAPVLTDIQVQWPGQEAGVESFPRRAGDLFQGEPLIHVARGVSAMGELKVSGRLPGGEDWRKTLDLQQAAPGTGLYRLWAREKIDSLQDEARVSGQEPDKAAITKLAVAHGLMSAYTSFVAVDTTPVRDAGTPLAPDNLPTLLPAGSEAGMLRYPQTATAAPVLIALGLVGLMFAVAIVLLQRRAFP, encoded by the coding sequence ATGCTGTTTGTGCATCCTCTTTATGCCGAGGCGAATGTAACAGACAACGTCGGCCAGCTTCACTTTGTCGATGGCCAGGGTCAGTGGCAGGAACCGGCGCTGGTGCTGGGCAGTGAGTTTGATATCCGGGTCAGCGGGTTGATTGCCGACACCCGGCTGGTGCGCAGTTTCCGGAACACCAGTGACCAGTGGCGGGAGGGGGTGTTTGTGTTTCCGTTGCCGGAGAAGGCCAGTGTGTATGGCCTGACGATGAAGGTGGGGGAGCGGACGATTGAGGGCAAGGTGCAACCGAAGGAGATGGCCCGGCGAACCTATGAGAAAGCGAAACAGGCCGGGCAGCATGCGGCGAATGTTGAGCAGCAGCGCCCGAATCTGTTCACCGCCCGGGTGGCCAATATTCCGCCGGGGGAGACGGTGTCGGTGGAGCTGAATTATCAGCAGCCGGTGGGGTATCAGGCCGGGGTGTTTGAGCTGAGTCTTCCCACCACGCTGACGCCCCGTTATATGCCCGGAACACCCATCCGGGCTTCAACGGATCAGTGGCAGGGTGGCTGGGCTTTGCCTACGACCGAGGTGGCGGATGCCGATGCCATTAGCCCCTTTACCGTCAAGCCGGCCGATGTGGCAGGGGACAGCCACCGGGCGTCGATTGAGTTGTTGATTGATGCCGGACTGCCGCTGGAGGAGGTTTCCAGTCCGTCCCACCAGTTGACAACCAGCCAGGCCAGCCAGGATGGCCTGGCGGTCACGGTGCGGCCCGCTGAGGGCAGTATTCTGATGGATCGGGATTTTGTGGTGCGCTGGCGGCCGCGGGCGGGCCGGGAGCCTTCTGCGGCGGTATTTCATCAGTCATGGCAGGGAGAGGATTATCTGCTGGCTATGCTGGTGCCGGGTCAAATCGGCAAACGCGTTCTGCCCAGGGAGCTGGTGTTCGTGATCGACACGTCCGGGTCCATGGCCGGGGAGTCCATCCGCCAGGCCCGCAGTGCCTTGCAGGCGGGTCTGCAAACCCTGACACCCCGGGACAGGTTCAATGTGATCCGGTTCAACAGCCAGACCCACGCCCTGTTCATGCAGCCGGAGGTCGCCACCGGCAATAACCTTGCCCGTGCCCGTCAGTATGTGGCTCGCCTGAGGGCCGATGGTGGCACCGAAATGGCACCGGCGCTGTCGCTGGCTTTGCAGGATCGCGAGGGCAGGGAAGAGGAGTCACCACGGGTACGCCAGGTGATTTTTATCACCGATGGTGCGGTGGGCGATGAAGCCGGCCTGTTTCGTCAGATCCGTCAGCAGCTGGGTGACCAGCGGTTGTTTACGGTGGGCATCGGTTCGGCCCCGAACCGGCACTTCATGCGGGAAGCCGCTCGCTGGGGCCGGGGTACCTATACCGCGATTCACTCGGCGTCGGATCTGAGCGGGCCTCTGCAAGCGCTGTTCTCGGCCATGGAAGCACCGGTTCTGACGGATATCCAGGTGCAGTGGCCTGGCCAGGAGGCGGGTGTTGAGAGTTTTCCCCGACGCGCCGGCGATCTGTTTCAGGGCGAACCGCTGATTCACGTGGCGCGTGGTGTTTCGGCCATGGGAGAACTCAAGGTGTCGGGTCGTTTGCCGGGTGGCGAGGACTGGCGGAAAACCCTGGATCTGCAGCAGGCAGCACCGGGAACCGGGCTATATCGCCTTTGGGCCAGAGAGAAAATCGATAGTCTGCAGGATGAGGCCAGGGTATCCGGCCAGGAGCCTGACAAAGCGGCTATTACGAAGCTGGCGGTCGCTCATGGATTGATGTCGGCCTACACCAGTTTTGTGGCAGTGGATACAACCCCGGTTCGGGATGCGGGAACGCCATTGGCCCCGGACAACCTGCCCACGTTGTTGCCGGCGGGGAGCGAGGCGGGAATGCTCCGGTATCCGCAAACCGCAACCGCCGCGCCCGTGCTGATCGCCCTTGGACTTGTCGGGCTGATGTTCGCCGTCGCGATTGTGCTGCTGCAGAGGAGGGCGTTTCCGTGA
- a CDS encoding DUF3422 family protein translates to MSARLDSLDIHPLRNELYNELHSRPFQVLPTPARVTQMAVLTTPEQRQQQFRHLQELHRVLGQPVPEHETGCFEHTFGSLRVRREMHMEFASYTFINLAASNKAPFTEAGITPLPEGWLEQLSGTVIAAFHLEIRPAADGTEGDLDYVRKHFEGMRLVGSSPQEGAARVWGTFRLHSDGFGRFMVMNHHMSDSQLGRLTQRLMEIETYRLMSLLALPVARKITPSLNDMDEKLAVITQSLAENQEVDEEKLLAQLTNIAARIEAFRAHSTFRFSATRAYHRLVLTRLEELREDELSGHLTLTEFMTRRLTPAVKTCEAVSERLEDLSRRVDRASDMMRTRVELAIQSQNQQLLSSMDRRSRIQLMMQHTVEGFSVVAITYYLIGLLKFGLDSIYEAGFAVNKTLILGVAIPVVMTLVFLGVRMVHHHFIKMAKQQ, encoded by the coding sequence GTGAGCGCACGACTGGACTCCCTCGACATTCATCCACTTCGCAACGAACTCTATAACGAGCTGCACTCGCGTCCCTTCCAGGTGCTGCCAACTCCGGCACGGGTCACCCAGATGGCGGTGCTGACCACCCCGGAACAGCGCCAGCAGCAGTTCCGGCACCTGCAGGAGCTGCACCGGGTGCTGGGCCAGCCGGTGCCGGAGCACGAAACAGGCTGTTTTGAGCACACGTTCGGTTCCCTCCGGGTACGCCGTGAAATGCACATGGAGTTTGCCTCCTACACCTTCATCAATCTGGCCGCCAGCAACAAGGCCCCCTTCACCGAAGCTGGCATTACACCGCTTCCGGAAGGCTGGCTGGAGCAGTTGTCCGGCACCGTGATCGCCGCCTTTCACCTGGAAATACGACCGGCCGCGGACGGAACCGAGGGGGATCTGGACTATGTCCGCAAACACTTTGAAGGCATGCGCCTGGTCGGCAGCAGCCCCCAGGAAGGCGCCGCCCGGGTGTGGGGCACCTTCAGGCTGCACAGCGACGGGTTTGGGCGATTCATGGTGATGAACCACCACATGTCCGACAGCCAACTCGGGCGCCTCACCCAGCGGCTGATGGAGATTGAGACCTATCGCCTGATGTCGCTGCTGGCGTTGCCGGTAGCCCGGAAAATCACCCCATCCCTGAATGATATGGACGAAAAGCTGGCGGTGATCACCCAGTCTCTTGCCGAGAACCAGGAAGTCGATGAAGAAAAGCTGCTCGCCCAACTGACCAATATCGCCGCCCGCATTGAGGCCTTCCGGGCCCACTCCACCTTCCGTTTCTCCGCCACCCGCGCCTATCATCGGCTGGTGCTGACCCGACTGGAGGAACTGCGGGAGGACGAACTGTCCGGCCACCTGACCCTCACCGAATTCATGACCCGCCGGCTGACACCGGCGGTAAAAACCTGCGAAGCGGTCAGCGAACGCCTGGAAGACCTGTCACGCCGGGTGGACCGGGCCTCGGACATGATGCGGACCCGGGTGGAACTGGCCATTCAGAGCCAGAACCAGCAACTGCTCAGTTCCATGGACCGACGCTCCAGGATCCAGCTGATGATGCAACACACCGTGGAAGGTTTCTCGGTGGTGGCCATTACCTACTACCTGATCGGGCTGCTCAAGTTTGGCCTGGATTCGATTTACGAGGCAGGCTTCGCCGTCAACAAAACACTGATTCTCGGCGTCGCCATTCCCGTGGTCATGACCCTGGTGTTCCTTGGCGTCCGGATGGTTCACCATCACTTCATCAAAATGGCGAAACAGCAGTAG
- a CDS encoding OmpA family protein has translation MTILVLDNPELIAKAAIAAGFTPAAFEAGSRRPHRMKFHYGFNKHSLDSEDLAFLKQHAAYLRQHPSVSIRVHGHSDNFGPEDYNRFLSRLRANAVAKTLVREGVPEHRILVAHWGAGRPLATPEDHAANRRVELEYLTLDVAQAL, from the coding sequence ATGACCATACTCGTATTGGACAACCCGGAGCTGATTGCCAAAGCAGCGATTGCAGCCGGCTTCACCCCTGCGGCCTTTGAGGCCGGGAGCAGGCGACCACACCGGATGAAGTTTCATTACGGCTTCAACAAGCACTCTCTGGACAGTGAAGACCTGGCGTTCCTGAAACAGCATGCCGCCTACCTCAGGCAGCATCCTTCAGTCAGTATCAGGGTCCATGGCCACTCGGACAACTTTGGCCCGGAAGACTACAACCGGTTCCTGTCCCGGTTGAGAGCAAACGCGGTGGCAAAAACCCTGGTGCGGGAAGGCGTCCCAGAGCACCGGATTCTGGTGGCCCATTGGGGCGCGGGTCGCCCACTGGCAACCCCGGAAGACCATGCGGCCAATCGACGCGTTGAACTGGAATACCTGACCCTGGATGTGGCGCAGGCTCTCTAG
- a CDS encoding MAPEG family protein translates to MIVPVTGVFAAVIGILLLVLSARVVRFRLKYRKGLGVADDRDFEAAVRAHANLIEYAPLGLIMLAIAELNGVASGLIYWTGMALVVGRLLHAWGMINGRGGLHKARMIGILLTWLAILVAAVLLLWNVWQVYG, encoded by the coding sequence ATGATCGTACCCGTAACCGGAGTGTTTGCCGCAGTTATTGGTATTCTTCTGCTGGTATTGTCGGCCCGGGTTGTCAGGTTCCGCCTGAAATACCGCAAGGGACTTGGCGTTGCTGATGACCGGGATTTCGAGGCCGCGGTGCGGGCTCATGCCAACCTGATTGAGTATGCCCCCCTGGGTTTGATCATGCTGGCTATTGCAGAGCTCAACGGTGTGGCCAGTGGGTTGATCTACTGGACAGGTATGGCGCTGGTCGTCGGCCGCCTTCTCCATGCCTGGGGCATGATCAATGGCCGCGGTGGACTCCATAAGGCCCGGATGATCGGCATTCTGCTGACCTGGTTGGCCATACTGGTTGCTGCGGTATTATTGCTGTGGAATGTCTGGCAGGTTTACGGCTGA
- a CDS encoding GlsB/YeaQ/YmgE family stress response membrane protein, producing the protein MNLILFLIIGGVAGWLAGLIMKGRGFGVLANIGIGIVGSFLGGFVFRLLGLAAQGAVGELVTATVGAILLLAIVSAIKKA; encoded by the coding sequence ATGAATCTGATTCTGTTTCTGATTATTGGTGGTGTCGCCGGCTGGCTGGCCGGACTTATCATGAAAGGCCGGGGCTTTGGTGTTCTGGCCAATATCGGTATTGGTATTGTTGGCTCGTTCCTCGGCGGCTTTGTGTTTCGCCTGCTGGGGCTGGCGGCCCAGGGTGCCGTCGGTGAGTTGGTGACGGCAACCGTTGGCGCAATCCTGCTGCTGGCCATCGTTAGCGCAATCAAGAAGGCCTGA
- a CDS encoding class GN sortase produces the protein MTRLLLLLMTSSATLLVFGLWIPLKAVLAQEMLEVAWAESQARQTESRPWPWADTWPVARLAIPELNDSMIVLADTHGESLAFGPGRLAGDDDGNGAVIIAGHRDTHFRGLNVLETGNEIRLQGRNGRWRSYRVENTRVVDSRSELIDTQRLPGGTLLLVTCYPFNSVDAGGPLRYVVRARAAGITAPREQIDTVTRI, from the coding sequence GTGACCAGGCTGCTGCTGTTGCTGATGACCAGCTCTGCTACCTTGCTGGTATTCGGGTTGTGGATTCCGCTCAAGGCGGTGCTGGCCCAGGAAATGCTTGAGGTTGCCTGGGCAGAGAGCCAGGCCCGGCAGACGGAATCACGGCCCTGGCCCTGGGCGGACACCTGGCCGGTTGCCCGCCTGGCCATACCGGAGCTGAACGATTCGATGATCGTTCTGGCCGACACTCACGGCGAGAGCCTGGCGTTCGGGCCCGGCCGGCTGGCCGGCGACGACGATGGCAACGGGGCGGTGATTATTGCCGGGCACCGGGACACCCATTTTCGTGGCCTCAATGTGCTGGAGACCGGCAACGAAATCAGGCTTCAGGGCCGCAATGGCCGGTGGCGCAGTTACCGTGTCGAAAACACGCGTGTGGTGGACAGCCGTTCAGAGCTGATTGACACCCAGCGGTTACCGGGTGGCACCCTGTTGCTGGTGACCTGCTATCCGTTCAACAGTGTCGATGCGGGTGGCCCCCTCAGGTACGTGGTGCGGGCGCGAGCCGCCGGGATCACGGCCCCCCGGGAACAAATTGACACTGTCACCAGGATATAA
- a CDS encoding lysophospholipid acyltransferase family protein → MGVIRKFLAWLSVPVICLFAMVLYVARPFNPDNNRLLGWAVARVGRALLGMERPLEGRENIPTGRPTVVIANHQHNDDLFVIGDLLPPRTVTVGKSALVWVPFFGQVFWLGGNVILNRGRSHKAVAVMQATASAIAGDRKSLWVFPEGTRSRGRGLQKFKKGAFHAAVASGAPITMVCIQQYRDKAIGWRGRRESVAVRVLPPVETEGLTIGDIPELTARCHRQMAEAIATL, encoded by the coding sequence ATGGGCGTTATCAGAAAATTCCTGGCGTGGTTGAGCGTGCCGGTCATCTGTCTGTTTGCGATGGTGCTGTATGTTGCCCGGCCATTCAACCCGGACAACAACCGTTTGCTGGGCTGGGCTGTGGCCCGGGTGGGCAGGGCACTTCTTGGCATGGAAAGGCCCCTCGAAGGGCGCGAGAACATACCGACAGGCCGGCCCACCGTGGTCATCGCCAACCACCAGCACAATGACGATCTGTTCGTGATAGGCGATCTGCTGCCACCGCGCACGGTGACTGTTGGCAAATCCGCACTGGTCTGGGTGCCTTTCTTTGGCCAGGTGTTCTGGCTCGGCGGCAACGTTATCCTCAACCGGGGCCGGTCCCACAAAGCCGTTGCCGTCATGCAGGCCACCGCCAGCGCCATCGCGGGAGACCGGAAAAGCCTCTGGGTGTTCCCGGAAGGAACCCGTAGCCGGGGCCGCGGACTCCAGAAATTCAAGAAAGGTGCCTTTCACGCCGCTGTCGCATCCGGGGCCCCCATCACCATGGTATGCATCCAGCAGTACCGTGATAAGGCCATTGGCTGGCGCGGCCGGCGTGAGTCGGTCGCCGTCCGGGTTCTGCCTCCGGTAGAGACGGAAGGCCTGACCATCGGGGATATTCCCGAGCTGACGGCGCGCTGTCACCGGCAAATGGCGGAAGCCATTGCCACCCTCTGA
- a CDS encoding methylglyoxal synthase, with the protein MAVKSVALVAHDNKKKELVDWVADNRTRFAPLKLYATGTTGRLLRDNLERDDIHCLLSGPLGGDQQIGAKIAEGEIDLLVFFWDPLEPQPHDPDIKALLRIAALWNIPVACNRATAEFILTSAYMTDDQHQPKKPDFSDYTGRPVGA; encoded by the coding sequence ATGGCCGTAAAATCCGTTGCCCTGGTGGCACACGACAACAAGAAAAAGGAACTGGTGGACTGGGTCGCGGACAACCGCACCCGCTTTGCTCCGCTGAAACTCTATGCCACCGGCACCACCGGCCGGCTGTTGCGGGACAATCTGGAGCGGGACGACATTCATTGCCTGCTCAGTGGCCCGTTAGGGGGAGATCAGCAAATCGGCGCCAAGATTGCCGAGGGCGAAATCGATCTGCTGGTGTTTTTCTGGGACCCCCTCGAACCCCAGCCCCATGACCCCGACATCAAGGCCCTGCTAAGGATCGCGGCACTCTGGAACATTCCCGTGGCCTGTAACCGGGCAACGGCGGAATTCATCCTGACTTCTGCCTACATGACTGACGACCAGCACCAGCCGAAAAAACCGGATTTCTCCGATTACACCGGTCGCCCGGTCGGCGCCTGA
- the pdsR gene encoding proteobacterial dedicated sortase system response regulator produces MKKHLVLIEDEPAIRDNYRAAFERRGYRVSAHGDRASAWQVLRQSLPDLAIIDVGLGDEPEGGFALCQDLRSLSQTLPIIFLTARDSDIDSVHGLRLGADDYVTKDMSLDHLLARVTALLRRADAWAEALQKPDEVLQRGQLALNVDRMTVAWNDAPIDLTVTEFWMLYSLVQHPGHVRSREQLMEAASTVLDDNTVTSHIKRIRRKFLQLDETFDGIQTAYGMGYRWNAREV; encoded by the coding sequence ATGAAGAAACACCTTGTTCTGATTGAGGACGAACCCGCCATCCGCGACAACTACCGCGCCGCTTTCGAGCGCCGCGGCTACCGGGTATCTGCCCATGGCGACCGGGCATCGGCCTGGCAGGTGCTGCGACAATCGCTGCCGGATCTGGCCATTATTGATGTCGGCCTGGGAGACGAGCCGGAAGGCGGCTTTGCCCTGTGCCAGGACCTGCGCTCACTTTCGCAAACCCTGCCCATCATCTTCCTGACCGCCAGGGACAGCGACATCGATTCGGTGCACGGCCTGCGCCTGGGCGCCGACGATTACGTCACCAAAGACATGAGCCTGGACCACCTGCTGGCCCGGGTTACCGCCTTGCTGCGCCGGGCCGATGCCTGGGCCGAAGCCCTACAGAAGCCGGACGAAGTTCTGCAACGGGGCCAACTCGCCCTCAACGTGGATCGCATGACCGTCGCCTGGAACGATGCACCCATCGACCTGACCGTGACCGAATTCTGGATGCTGTATTCACTGGTTCAGCACCCGGGCCACGTCCGCAGCCGGGAACAGCTGATGGAAGCCGCCAGCACGGTGCTGGACGACAATACCGTGACCTCCCACATCAAACGCATCCGGCGCAAGTTCCTGCAGCTGGATGAAACCTTCGATGGCATCCAGACCGCCTACGGCATGGGCTATCGCTGGAATGCCCGTGAGGTCTGA